A section of the Desulfuromonas sp. genome encodes:
- a CDS encoding 4Fe-4S binding protein, with the protein MKQKIPAITTIRLIVQWAFLAWCIFLGIQFGLFVSHFESFGQTAYYGRPPGVEGFLPIGALVSFKNWISSGQIDPVHPAALVLLLTFVAMALLAKKSFCSWLCPVGTLEEGLWKVGRKLFGRNFRIWRWLDLTLSFTRYALLFFFIKTILIDMPVLAVQGFLNAPYWAIADIKMLHFFTAPSTTSIIVITLLSLLSVFYKNVWCRYLCPYGALLGLFSMLSPLKIRRNHSTCINCGTCSKACPALIDVQHKTTVHSPECTACLTCVGSCPAPGALDIGLSKPNRTIPGWGFALFVLLIFTAGVCFGMLTGHWETALTYDDYRALIPQTSRFGH; encoded by the coding sequence ATGAAGCAGAAAATTCCCGCCATCACCACCATCCGCCTGATCGTACAGTGGGCCTTCCTCGCCTGGTGCATCTTCCTCGGCATCCAGTTCGGCCTGTTCGTCAGCCACTTCGAAAGCTTCGGCCAGACCGCCTACTACGGACGACCGCCGGGGGTCGAGGGCTTTTTGCCGATCGGCGCCCTGGTCAGCTTTAAAAACTGGATCAGCAGCGGCCAAATCGACCCCGTCCACCCGGCCGCCCTGGTTTTGCTTCTTACCTTCGTGGCGATGGCGCTGCTGGCGAAGAAGTCGTTCTGCTCGTGGCTCTGCCCGGTCGGCACCCTCGAAGAGGGTTTGTGGAAGGTCGGGCGCAAGCTCTTCGGCCGCAATTTCCGCATCTGGCGATGGCTCGATCTGACCCTGAGCTTCACCAGGTACGCGCTGCTGTTCTTCTTTATCAAGACCATCCTGATCGACATGCCGGTTCTAGCCGTGCAAGGCTTTCTCAACGCTCCCTACTGGGCGATCGCCGATATCAAGATGCTGCACTTCTTCACCGCACCTTCGACCACCAGCATCATCGTGATCACCCTGTTGTCCCTGCTTTCGGTTTTCTATAAAAACGTCTGGTGCCGCTATCTCTGCCCTTACGGGGCCCTGCTCGGCCTGTTCAGTATGCTCAGCCCGCTCAAGATCCGCCGCAACCATTCGACCTGCATCAACTGCGGGACCTGCAGCAAGGCCTGCCCGGCCCTGATCGATGTTCAACACAAAACAACGGTCCACTCGCCCGAATGCACCGCCTGCCTCACCTGTGTCGGCAGCTGTCCGGCTCCGGGAGCCCTCGATATCGGATTGTCGAAACCGAACAGGACGATTCCCGGTTGGGGGTTCGCCCTGTTCGTTCTGCTGATTTTCACCGCCGGCGTCTGCTTCGGCATGCTAACCGGCCACTGGGAGACCGCGCTGACCTACGACGATTACCGCGCACTGATTCCGCAGACATCCCGTTTCGGACATTGA
- a CDS encoding endonuclease produces MRFILYNMRYATGPSFHRSASSSGKNLQRIADFLSAAEPDLVGLVEVDHGSYRSGGKNQAELLASELGHYHSYSVKYGQDSLWRHVPVLKKQGNAFLARDRIRDETFHFFNKGMKRLVIELEMQHVIVYLVHLSLGAKARHLQLNALYQIVKQSKLPCIVAGDFNMLWGEKEIEIFLAATGLRNANRQRLPTYPSSNPQRHLDFILYSKGISIRKFQVPDIRYSDHRPVLVDFDVEVRNGERAETRPTHCSCIERIERLLPLELAKPEPVNSEHAI; encoded by the coding sequence ATGCGATTCATTCTCTACAATATGCGCTACGCAACCGGACCGAGCTTCCACCGATCGGCCAGCTCATCAGGCAAGAACCTGCAGCGGATCGCCGATTTCCTGAGTGCCGCAGAACCTGACCTGGTCGGCCTGGTCGAGGTTGACCACGGCTCTTACCGCAGCGGCGGCAAAAACCAGGCCGAACTGCTGGCCAGCGAACTTGGCCACTACCATTCCTACTCGGTTAAATACGGGCAGGATTCACTATGGCGGCACGTCCCGGTTCTGAAAAAGCAGGGCAACGCCTTTCTCGCCCGCGACCGGATTCGCGATGAGACCTTTCATTTCTTCAACAAAGGGATGAAACGGCTGGTGATTGAACTGGAGATGCAGCATGTGATTGTCTACCTGGTGCACCTCTCCCTGGGGGCGAAGGCACGCCACCTGCAGCTCAACGCCCTCTACCAGATCGTCAAGCAGAGCAAGCTGCCCTGTATTGTCGCCGGTGACTTTAATATGCTGTGGGGCGAAAAAGAGATCGAGATATTCCTCGCGGCAACCGGCCTGCGCAACGCCAATCGGCAGAGGCTGCCGACCTACCCGAGCAGCAACCCGCAGCGACACCTCGATTTTATCCTCTACAGCAAGGGGATCAGTATCAGGAAGTTCCAGGTGCCGGACATCCGCTATTCTGATCACCGGCCGGTTCTGGTCGATTTTGATGTTGAGGTGCGGAATGGTGAACGTGCAGAAACAAGACCGACCCACTGCTCGTGTATTGAACGAATCGAACGGTTGCTGCCGCTAGAACTCGCAAAACCGGAACCGGTCAATTCGGAACATGCAATCTGA